The following proteins are encoded in a genomic region of Arachis stenosperma cultivar V10309 chromosome 4, arast.V10309.gnm1.PFL2, whole genome shotgun sequence:
- the LOC130975429 gene encoding uncharacterized protein LOC130975429 — translation MVLGYDLKVYNATSEALVTRLGCPQVLFRVQQCDFIHDLICLPMTSLDLILELDWLSKNHVLLDCSEKSVYFMSEGSEGPVVANSYYLNSVVVNYSGYECQGVILLNAGVLGDEKSLEQIPIVCEFPKVFSDDIYEFPPNREVEFAIELVPGAGPISSAPYRMSV, via the coding sequence aTGGTCTTAGGTTATGATTTAAAGGTGTATAATGCCACTTCTGAAGCCCTTGTGACAAGGTTAGGATGTCCACAAGTCTTGTTTCGGGTTCAACAATGTGATTTCATTCATGATTTGATCTGTTTACCGATGACTAGTCTGGATCTCATTTTGGAATTGGATTGGTTGTCTAAAAATCATGTTTTGCTTGACTGTTCTGAGAAATCGGTGTACTTTATGTCGGAAGGATCGGAAGGGCCGGTTGTGGCGAATAGCTACTATTTAAACTCTGTGGTAGTAAACTATTCTGGATATGAATGTCAGGGTGTTATTCTATTAAATGCGGGTGTTTTGGGAGATGAAAAAAGCTTGGAGCAAATCCCAATTGTTTGTGAATTTCCTAAGGTGTTTTCGGATGACATTTATGAATTTCCACCTAatcgagaggttgagtttgcaaTTGAGTTGGTGCCTGGAGCGGGTCCAATTTCAAGTGCTCCTTACAGGATGTCAGTTTAA